A stretch of DNA from Pangasianodon hypophthalmus isolate fPanHyp1 chromosome 2, fPanHyp1.pri, whole genome shotgun sequence:
ATAATTCAGTTTGTTTCCTGTTGTGAATGCTCTGTATGTGTTGGGCTGTTATTCATGCTCAAGCTTGTCTCTGTTTGTTCCTGAGGCAGACTGTTAAAACTGAGGTTCTTCATGAACATGTTACATATCCCCAACTCCATGGTCATTACATTCACATGGTACCACTCACACACCATCAGCCTCACGTTTGTTTGTCATCATTGGGTtgctttcatttcctaataCGCCTCTCACTGACCAGTACAGCCCATCGCATTGCATTCTGTCTTATCACTGCGTTCATGTGAATACTATTTTAATGTGTCAGAATTGTACTGTTAAATACATGCCCATAATGCTAGACActtaaaaaacattcatttagaTGCCTAAGGATAAATTTCTGAAATCAAATATATTTCTTCCTGTGTAGCTGACTCCACCTTTCAAGTTTCCGGACACCAAGGTGTGAATAGAAGTGGAAATCAGGTGAATCATAacgtgtgagtgaatgagagaacAAGATGCGTCAATCATTCAGTAGCACAGAATTGCAGCACGAGGAGACTGAGCCAGTACTGTGTGATTAATCCTATGATGAGTTTAGACAAAGTTGCAATGAGGATTTGAGCTTGTGAGGTGGGTGTGTGCGTACAACAGCCACAGCATGCTAGTCTTTTATATGTTTGAATAAACATACTGTTTACTTGGCTATGTAATTACAGGCATATAGGAAATTTGGAGAAACTGGAATAGGATCTTAGTATTAAGCACTGTGTGGTCAATTATAAGTTACATTCCTTAGATCTTGGGAACTTTCAGACATAACATGAAGACTGAGAACCACAAATATGTTCCTTTAGGCTTTATAGTTAAGACTCACTCTGCAATAAAGGAGTGAGGATTTTGTTCACTAAATGATTGCTTGgacggatttttttttttttttttttggtaatgtgagccaaaaatattgaaaattctAAGAGTAGGGCTGTAAATGTAGACCTGAATCAGAGCTGACTGGCAAACTCCTGTCATGCAATTCAGAATGAACACTGTGCAACCACATCTAGAAAATGGCTTTAGCTGGAGGTACGCAACTTTAATCACACTgtgaaatgacagaaaataagCATTTACCTTAGCATTGTTACCCATTATTCATGATGTGATGGGACATctaactttcaaaaaaaaaacccaaaacaaaacaaaaaaaaaaaagcatgtccCTCTCTTCATAAATCACTTACATTTTCTGTATATTGCttgcactttattttgtttgcacTGAGTATTTGGATATGATGTCAAGATAGAGACTTGCCAAATGCTGTAGCATTTGTATCCttgaattaaacaaacaagtCTATTTTGGGAACTCAcctaaaatgttataaaatgttcataattCTTTCATTTAATTGTCACATCAAtataaatgacctaataaaattTAATGACTTTTTTCGTGTCACCTATTAAGCCAATTAATTATGTTTTCCATACTTCATTCTGGTACCTTCTAATACTTGAGGGGAAAAAGTAAATCCCAACTTTAGTTACAGATgcctaatatttttattttaaatttgaattagCAGAGACATATCtgaagttttttaaaattttattgtgAAAActgtccttaaaaaaaaaaaaaaaaaaaaaaaatgttctgacaCTAAAACTTAAACCAATCCAGCTTGGAAATATCACATATATTGTATCTTAATTAACAAATATGAATAATTGGCCAGGGGAAAAAGATGGACATCCACGTTAAAAAGAGAGAATATGGGTCCTGTTAAATGAAAATCGATGACCTTCTGTTGCTGAAACAACTGAAACCATGGTAAAGCCAATATATGCAGTTGGTGGAGTCTTTGTTTAGAAGAGGAAGGCAATCATGGCACAACAGTTCTTTCTATCGATCCGGTCGTGCCATGCCAGGTCTTACAGGGAGCATCATTGGCCGAGCAGGAGGTCGCATCATGTGTGGACCTGGCATCATTTGCATATGCCCACCCATAGGGGGCCGCATACCCGGGCCTGCAGAAAGCAAAAGGACATTATTGCAAACCTGGTCACCATGCATAACTTAATTATTAGCTCTAATATATCTAGAAAACAATGACACCACCACTATGTATTTATTGGAATTTGTTTATAGAGGGTTGGACGAACTCAGTATACACTTGTTAACATGAATAGTCATCCTACCTGGACCACCAGGCATCATGCCATGTGGAGGAGGACCCATCATGGGCATCATTGGAGGGCCACCCATTGGAGGAGCTGGTAACATGCCTGGCCTAGGCGGTCCACCTATAATCCAAACACTCAATGTCAGCAGATGAACAGCAACACtttgaaaaacacatttctcaTGCAAAAACACAATGTTAAGCCCAGTCTACACTCTAGTGTTTATTAGGGCTGTCATTTCCTGCATCACGCTGCACTGGAATGTCACTGTTCAGATGTATTTCTATATTAATTAGATGTTATCCTGCTCCTAAACATTTGCATTGGCATAAATACAGAAGATGAAAGCTGTGTTCTGCAGATTTCTTTGGATTTACAATCCATCCCTGATGCTCCCACGGCACAGATTAGTCAAATTTCCATAGTTACAGCAAAAACTGTTTCAGGACATTGCTATTTTtaggctgttttatttgtgctgCAAAGAACATGAAACCCGCACTTCATTAACAGCCGTACACAGGCAAATTGCacatttccagcttcagtgCTTTTATGGACTGCATTGTCAatgatgaaagtaaataaataactgcaaaatattaaatttttctattatattatactatttaAGGACATACAGGTTCTTAAAATACATTTGTGTGGACAAGCAGGTGGCAGAGCACAGCATGGTACATCCTTATAGCTTAATGAAGAATGGAAGATGCATCTACAGCAGTGTCTGGGAGCTTTTAATGTCATGGTAAACTACGGCCTCAGTAACATCTGAAAACAAGTATGGCTTGGCCTCTTTGAGctgtctgaaatattttgacaCTAACAATTAAAGGATAATTAGCTGCTGACACcaaacccccccaccccccccttTAAACGGTCTGCTTCGCTGGTTTTCCCACCACATGACTAATCAACAGCTGGCAGAATAGTCTGTGCAACTcctaattcattcatcttcaggaaaaggttcatatttgttttataatttggGAAACAGAATGAACACCTCTACAAGAGACTATACTTTGATTCCCAATCGTGCATACTTCAAAGCCAGCCACTTCTACCACACTGACAGCGCACATGTTCTTGTAAATGAAGCCAACTAGCTTGTCTGGGATGGGGTTCTGCCGCATGATGAGTAATGCATGTGTGAAAGAAGGAAGGTGCGGTTCTTTGGAGCAGGGTCATTTTGACTCACCTGCCAACTGTAGCTGGCCAAGACAGTTACCAAGTATGTCCACAACTTGCCATCTACTGCACTCTATTGACCGATTCTTTTTCTCACATCAAGCGTCTGGGGTAGTTTGGCCAAAAAAGTTTAGCAAAGAGTTTCTACAGACTTACATTAGGCAACTAAACACATAATTTGGGAGATCAAACATTCTAATGTGTATTTTTGCCTTTGACACATGTTTAATAGTAAAATTGATTTCAACAGTCCCAGTGTCCATAGATAAGTGCCATCCAACAACAGGGTGACTTTAAGCATTTGTTACTTGCTATACAATTTTAAGAGCTCACAATAAATCAAGTTCCCTTATAATGGCAATAGTCAATTGGCACcaggtgaggaaaaaaaatgaactcatCTTAAGACTGTTTTAATATTGCTACTAGTCTACAATAGTACTTGCTTTCCTTTATTTGGTCTTATTATATGGATGtataccaatcagccataacattaaaaccacctgcctaatattgtgtaggtcgcCCTTGTGCTGCTAAAACAACTCTGACCTGTTgaagcatggactccacaagatctctgaatgtgtgctgtggtatctggcaccaagacatttgcagcagatcctttaagtcctgcgagttgtgaggtggggcctccatggattgaacttgtttgtccagcacatcccacagatgtttgatcggattgagatctggggaatttggaggccaggtcaacttcttgaactctgtcatgttcctcaaaccgttcctgaacaatttttgcagtgtgacagggtgcattatcctgctgaaagaggccactgacattagggaatactgttgctaTAAAGGGCTGTACTTGGtgtgcaacaatgtttaggtaggtggtatgtgtcaaagtaacatccacatgaatgccaggacccaaggtttcccagcagaacattgctcagagcatcacactgcctttgctggcttgccttcttcctataatgcatcctggtgccatctcttccccaggtaaacaatgcacacgcacccagctgtccacatgatataaaagaaaacatgattcatcagaccaggccaccttcttccactgctccatggtccagttctgatgctcatttGCCCACTGTAGGTGCTTCTGGCGGTGGACAgggatcagcatgggcactcgGAACGTTCTGCAGCTACGCatccccatacacagcaagctgcgatgcactgtgtgttccaacacctttctatcatagccagcattaactttgtcggcaatttgtgctacagtagctcttctattggatcagaccagatggactagccttcgctccccatgtgcatcagtgagccttgggcacccatgaccctgtctccggatcaccggttgtccttccttggaccattttGGTAgttactaaccactgcataccaggaacaccccacaaaacctgccattttggagatgctctcaCCCAgacgtctagccatcacaattatGCGCTTGTCAGAGTAGCTCAGATCCTtaagcttgcccatttttcctgcttccaacacatcaacttcgagaactgactgttcactttctgcctaatatatcccaccccttgacagatgccGGTGTAACGAGAAGTTATTCAACGTTATTCACTTCGCCTatcagtagttttaatgttatggctgatcagtgtatggcTTTACTCAGGGGTATTACTGAATATATTTTACGACATCAAAAGCCGTGGCGATTTGAGCACAAATGATGAATCAGCTTTAAATGCTTGGAAGCAAACTCCTGCCCACTAGTCtcttaaatacatttcatatgCATTTGAAACATCCCGGGTTACCTTGTtatacatctaatttacataCGTCGCGCAGTAATTCATGCGGGTGTGGCAATAGTGAACCAATTCACGGAAAGCATTCACCTGGCTATCAAGATCTGAGGAAGCTCCGaggaaataaatacaataaatttcAGTGAAACTGAGATGCTTCAGTCCAACGCTACTGCAAATTCAGACAGTTAAATGTGTTCTCTTGTTATAAAGCCATTTAAGACCACAATCAGGAACAAAACAGAAGTTAACAGAAGCAGTGTTCCAACCACTCCTGCAAGTAGTTATGTATCTGAAAAGCATCCATCCTGAACAAAAGTTTCCATCctgaacaaataaagaaatccTTATTTCAATAAACAAGATGCTGaatttaaacactgaaaagcaaaccaaaaataataaaaatgcacctgacatgtttttgtgctgaaataaaattttataacaaCCCCCGAAAATAAATTTTTGTACAAGGTTACAATGTTAGACTCACATTTGCATGCACTCTGACTAGATACAAGGTGGACTGCACAGATACACCAAAGATGAAACTGATGAATAAGGAAAACTCAATGGAATTTGCATATGCTTGTTTTAGGCTCAGACTTGACAGTTCGTAAGCTAGATGAACAAGAGCCATTCCCTTCATATAATTTTTACAGACACTTCTCTCCTGACCTATAAATTTCACCTTAATTAAGAAATTACACATACTAACTATGAGTAGCTATGTTTAAATAGAGGGAGAGGGCTAAAGGTGTTTCACACTTGGCCAGGATACTTGAGTCCACACCCTCATAAGGGGGAGGTGGTGTTTGTGCAACTCCACGTGACCCTTCTGTGCATTCAAATTTGCAAAAAGTTACGCATCTATCATGTGTTCagtgtcatctgttcattactttttaaaattatttttctctcGTTAGCAACActcaaatgattcaaaatgCTTTTTGGGTGTTAGGCATGTCATCATACAGGAATACCTGCAAACAAAAAGCCATTCTCATATAAAAAGATCTTTAGCCATGAAGGACGGCACGAGATGTGTTTTTTGTGCTGCTCTCAGTGCAAGCACTTACAGCACAAAGGTGATCTGATATATAAAAAGCATGCCACGTTTTTGTAGCCATTTGTGTTTGAATGAATTCTTGCCTCCATACATCAATAATGGAAACCTTTTCTCCACTGACCCTAACAACCTCTTCCCCGCTATCACGAAACAAGTTGAACTGATCGCACCAGGGTTTGGTTGAAGCAAGCTCCAGACCACAGTTTTCAAGAGAACCACTGATTGCTCCTGTgctcaaaaacagctttcacacttcaTCAAATGTACTGAAGTCGTATGGGGGTTCAGAAAACAACTCCTGTCTTTTAAAGAACTAGTGGAAACCTGTAATGCATGTTTTAGTGGATaatggcataaaaaaaaaactatgctaTTATTATTCAGAAGACCTTCCTACAGCTATAATACTCACTGATATTGGGATGAGGGAGCAGCGATCCGCCCGGAGGGCCAGCGCCCGGGAACGGCGTGGGTGGAATTTTCCCCTGCTGGAATGCCGCAgctgaaatacacacaaatcaTTTATAAATCCACACAACACCAAACAGGAATCACTTTTTCACACCATGTGCAGGACAATGTAATATGACTAAACTCGAGTAACAGGTCCAAACACTGAAAAAGTACTCACTTGTTTTGTCGATCAGGCTCTGGGCCTGCTCCTCCATCCATTTCTGATAATAGTCCTTTACATTCTCTTTGTGTTTGCGTCCACTGCAGTGAGTTTTCCTTACTGATGGCTGAGAAAACACAAGATTCAACACTTGGGTTACTGAAATATACCAGTTATTGCTGTATTACTAGACAAGGCATGCATCTTGAAAACCTCttaaatatatgcatattaTAGGATTATGCATACATTACAGGAATATATGTTTATTCCTGCAATACATTTCAAATGAATTACGACAACAAATGTGCAAACACCTACCGAGTCGTGTGTTAAGTATGTGTCGCAGTAGTCACAGTAAaatctgcaaagaagagtgtGTAAGTTCTCCAGCTTTTGAATTGTGAATGACAGACCTGAAACCTGCTAGCCGAGTTAGCCTACACACCTAGCTAACCTAACAcaaatatcaataattacataattactgtaatgctaACTCAGTTAAGTTTATCTAGCAAgaatatttatgttaaatttacatagttaaaatgaaatgcataaGCTAATAGCTAAAACAGCTTGGCTTGTTCAGTGCTAAAGGCAGCCCAACAATAGCCAGCGAGTTAAACAGTGATTTAGCGATAAGACTGAGAGCTGAATGCTAACGCGTTACTCAGAGACTACACAGTGTTTAATACAAGCTTAATAATgggattatttaaaaacatgcatttcagTTAATTgtatgcaacaaaaaaaacgcCAATAATCAAACTTACTTCGGCATCTTCACGGGCAAACAAAATGCGGTGCCCTAACCGGATGTTCAATGAGTCGCTCTCGCCTCGATAAAGAGAGCGTCGGCGCCACCAAGCGGCCAGGAGgagctgcttcttcttctgctgcttccgcctcctcttcttcttcttctgctgcttccgccgcctcctcttcttcttcttcccccaCACCCCCGGTTGGCAAACCACCTTAGCTGCACCTTACCGCCACCAACTGGATAGGAGTGTCCAAAAGGAGGCtaaaaaattttacatttcaaacttaaatgctgttatagaatcagaatcagaattaactttattcgccaagtgtgTGCGCAGACACACCAGGAGTTTGTTGTGGTTCTTTTAAGGTGCTCCTtggtacatacatgcatacatacatatctaacatgagaacagaaaacatttaaatagtaagacttaacaataataataaataataataatgtgtatgaatctggaacagaagatttatgtacagatttgtgcattattaactctatatacagctgtataaataaagagatatgcatatgtattaacataatacttgagaaagaggcagtaattagagatggaggatgaattacaggaATGAATTACAGaacacaggtaatgattcctgtgttagctgtttaagctggagatggcatggggggaaaaaactgtttttatgcctagatgttctagtgcacagagatctgtaaTGTCTGCCTGAAGGGAGAAGTGCAAACGGGTTGTGGCCGGGGTGAGACgggtctgtgatgatgttagctgcccgtttcttcactctggagttgTACAAGTCCTGAAGGTTGGGCAAGTGCACACCAATGATCCTTTCTGCTGTCCTAACAGTCCGTTGCAGTCGTCTTATATCTGATTTGCTGGCTgacccaaaccagacagttatagaagagcacAGAACCGACTCAAtaacagctgagtaaaactATGTCATCTGCGCCTGTGCCAGGTCGAACTTTTTCAGTTGACGAAGGAAGAACAACCTCTGCTGGGCCCTTTTCACAATGGAGTCAATGTGAatgtcccacttcaggtcctgagagatggtggtgcCCAGGAACTTGAATGACTCCACTGCAGCCACAGTGCTGTCCATGACAGTGAGAAGGGGGACAGCAGGGGGgtttctcctgaagtccactatcatctccacagttttgagcgtgttcagctccaggttgttgtgactgcaccagacagccagctgTTCAACCTCTTGTCTGTAAGCAGACTAATCACCGTCCTGGATGAGACCGATGACTgtagtgtcatctgcaaacttcaggagTTTGACAGAGGGGTCTTTAGAGGTGCAGTCATTTGTGTAGAGGGAGAAAAGCAGTGGGGAGAGAACGCagccctgaggagctccagtgctgatgGTGCGGGTGTTGGATGTGAATTTTCCCAGCCTCActagctgctgcctgtctgtcaggaagctggGGATCCACTGACAGATGGAGGTGGGTACAGAGAGCTGTGTCAGTTTATTTAGAAGGGTATctgggatgatggtgttgaaagcggagctgaagtccacaaacaggatCCTTGCATAAGTCCCTGGTTTGTCCAGATGTTGGAGGATGTAGTGCAATCCCATActgactgcatcatccacagacctgtttgcttggtaagcaaactgcagggggtccagcaAGCGTCCAATAATGTCCTTCAAGTAGGCCAACACCAGCCTCTCAAATGAGTTCATGACCACAGACATTAATGcaacaggtctgtagtcatttagtcctgtgatttttggtttcttgggtacagggatgatggtggagcATTTGAAGCAGGAGGGGACTTCACACAGCTCTGTTGAAGATCATGTGAAGATGGTTGATAGCTGGACAGCACAGGCTTTGAGGCAGGCTGGAGAGACAGCGTCTGGGCCTTTGGCTTTCCTTATCTTCTGTTTTCTGAAGACTTTGCGTACATCATCTTCACAGATCTTTAGTACAGGCTGAGAAACAGTAGGGGGGAGAGGGAGGGTGTTGATGGCTGTGTTGTGAGACGGTCAGTGCTGGGGTATGGGGTCTTGTAGCTGGTGATGGCTTTCAGGCCTTTCCACACTGATGTAGAGTCATTActtgaaagctgtttttttttttcagcttttcagaGTAGTTTTGCTTTGCCACTCTTATACAAGCCttagataatttaaaaatgtagtaaTAATGTAGTAATACTTTCCCTTGTCCTGGACCACTTTTTAGAAGACTTTGCATTGTAATGTTGATTACACCCATAGTGAGTAGCTTTTCTTTAAGTTCAgatcttttattttcatctgcTGTACAGTGAAGGAGCACATGTTCCACTGTCTCTGCTTGGCTGCAACACGTGCACTGTCCAGCAACTAGTAATGGAAACCCTTGATACTGAagagtgagaagaaaaaaaaaaaaaaaagaaaagaaaaaagaaaagccaaaATCACGTGATCAGTGACGTCCGAGGCTTCGTGGCCGTGCATGATCACGTGACTGGTTTGGAAACGGATTCAAACGAAGCGCTAAGTTTGGCGCgcgtttagaaagtcattaagGAAATAGAGCTTTGAGTTGATAGAGAGTTTGTAGTTTGTAATTTGTAGTTATGGGACCAGCAAAGGCACGAGGGCGGTCTGAAGTTTGTGAAAAAACtgaacttattttaaaaaaaggtctaTTTATAGGAAATTTGTATTAATAACAGCTTAGCTTTGgctatacattaaaaaaaaaataataataataataataaggggaTTGCATTTTCTGTATTAAGTAATACACCGCATTACTGAAAGTTTCCAGTTGTCTGGAAAGCACAGATTTGTTAGCTGGAACCCCAAACCCGTCCATTAGGAGCTGCACTTCATCATTTTGACCACCAGATGTCAGTAGCGCGCAGTGTGGTGAAAAGATTCAGAGTCTATAGATAGAGATCAATGGATAGAGGAAAGCTTCACTGGTTCAGAAAGCTTCATTTTGCCATCACTAGAAGCGAACTTAGCAgaaaatgcactatatggccaaaggtttgtggcccttaccatcacatccatatgtgctttttgaacatcccactcacaagcctccactcttctgggaagccttTCCCCCAGCTTTGGTTCccagaatatatatttttaaggtTCATTTTTAGTTAGCCAGGAAAGTTTTCTTTACGGAAATAGAACGTTGTTTTTAGGTTTGCAGAACATTCCCTTAACGTTCTCCTAATGTTCCCCTCCAGTTCTTTTTAGGTTGTTACCACATAACATCCCTGCAACATTCTGAGAAGGTTAGTTTTGTATACAAAAAAAGAACCTATAGAAAACATTCCTAGAATGATATTATTTGGTTTCCAAAAAATAACCAAACGGGAACCATATGCTAACGTTAGGGGAATGTTCTGTTTTTGCTGGGCCACTATATATTGGAtcgtgactgtggggatttgtggtCACTCAGACAtgatcattagtgaggtcaggcactgatgttgggcgagccaaaggtgttcagtggggttgaggtcagggctctgtgcagatcaCTCGagctcttccactccaaccttggcaaaccatgactTCATGGACTTTAACCTTGTGCCctggggcactgtcatgctggaacaggtttgggcttggCCCTTACACTATCCTATAAAATTGTGTGCGtttaacagtttggagaaggcctaCACATGGCTGTGAcagttaggtgtccacaaatttttgctcatatagtgtatgttctATTCCCCCTGTTCTTAACCACCAGGGGCACTGAGAATCACCTGCACTGTGTTTGCAATGGTACCCTACTCAATTCAACTGCAATTCAACTGCAATGTCaattcagcagtgctttattggcatgaaggTAACATGACACATTATTGCCAAAGcgagtaaataaatgaagaggCTGTAACAGTATTATCAGTATCTACACTCATATAAACACATCATTACATTAACACTTATAAACACAGATGAAAGTAAGTAAATACATAAGTCagttaaacagacaaacagagaaataaCTAATCTAGATGTAATACGAAGCTCACTACATAATGAGCAGGACATTCAGTGTCTCACTGTCCCTCATGCTGTGACGTCCTACAATGCATTTTGCAGCAAAGGTTGCAGTGTGTCCCTCTCCTAAGATGATCCTTAATTTCTCATCTGCTGTTGaaatttgggattttgtgtgtaaaattgatcagtgaaaatgtttcttttgtgttgatatttttcacagtgaagGAGAAAGTGCACCTCTGTCTCGACCTCACGTCTCTTACAGCGAGCACACAGTCTCAGTTCGCTGGGCAGACGGGTTCTCCGGTGTCAGCCCTTCTTCACGGTATGACTGTGGTCTCTCAGCCTGTACTTGATcagcatctctctctgttttgtgTCTCTGATTGTGAAGAGATACTCTGCCCGTTCATTTTCTCTGTTTGGGGCCCGATAGCAGTGTAATCTGGACTGAGTTTGGATATGGCTGTCCCAGTTCTCCAGATACGCTGTTCTGATCATTTAGTAAGTTGGTTGACTCTGATTAGACTTTGGGTTAGTGGTTAGTCTCAGGACTAGCTAATAGAGAGGACTGCTTTTAGGGTTCAGCTCTTGGATTTTTAGTGCTTCATATGGCAGAGTGCTTTCTTTACTTGTTTTAGTGTTCTTTTTTGTACAGGTGTAACCAGTGGGAATCATCCTAATTCCACCCTGTATGCATTAGCTGGTGTTTTTCTTTGAACATTTAGGATATTTGTCATGTCAGTGCCGGAATCCACCCgaaactccacttcccagaacacatcgaggcctacaaacatggccaccatggaCTACAATCCCCAGCACAACACTCCACCagcatgttcacacacacctgaattcTAACCATGCACACCTGTTCccaatcacacacgcacacacatacacacacacacacacacacacacacacaccctatgtATACACAGACTCTCGCCAAGACTCTTCATGAAGTAATGATCAGTGTATGTTTACCTGACTTACCAATCCTTGCATCATATTGTGTCTtgctgttctttgttttttttttaaatcttgacTTGTTGctatgtttttggatttgcccgtgttgttttgtttgttgatcACCTGACTTTCTGCCTGTCCCTGTTCATGATTTTTGCTTCACGATTTGGAATTGTTTACCTTTGTCTATTTAATAAAAAgctaaactgcatttgcatccatctCCAACTCCGTTGCATGACAATATTCAGAATTTTGTATGCAGGGACTCTGTGGGAGGCGTGCATACTGAGTGTTCCCCTCACACCCATATATAGCAATAGGTGTAATGACACTGTCGTTACGCATTACAAGATTTTGCACCAAATTTTAATTGGATGTCTACTTGGtggaatttttttattgattgcATGAGAGCTCTTCATGCTTTTTCTCTTAGTGCATTCACTGCCTGCTGAAAACTTCCTGAGGCACTGATTTTCACTCCTAGGTAACGAGAATGAAACAATGCTCTAGA
This window harbors:
- the snrpc gene encoding U1 small nuclear ribonucleoprotein C, with the translated sequence MPKFYCDYCDTYLTHDSPSVRKTHCSGRKHKENVKDYYQKWMEEQAQSLIDKTTAAFQQGKIPPTPFPGAGPPGGSLLPHPNISGPPRPGMLPAPPMGGPPMMPMMGPPPHGMMPGGPGPGMRPPMGGHMQMMPGPHMMRPPARPMMLPVRPGMARPDR